In one Hoplias malabaricus isolate fHopMal1 chromosome X1, fHopMal1.hap1, whole genome shotgun sequence genomic region, the following are encoded:
- the LOC136675870 gene encoding complement C1q-like protein 3: MVLALVVLIPVLVRAAAGSAAGSARYEALGACRMVCEPYANGHAGSETPGTALQPPPTTLMRGARGEPGRAGRAGPPGPPGPPGPPGKTGEPGAPGPPGPPGARGVTGVISAATYSTVPRIAFYAGLKKQHEGYEVLKFDDVVTNLGNHYDPSTGKFTCSIPGIYFFIYHVLMRGGDGTSMWADLCKNNQVRASAIAQDADQNYDYASNSVVLHLEPGDEIYIKLDGGKAHGGNSNKYSTFSGFMLYAD; this comes from the exons ATGGTGCTCGCGCTGGTCGTGCTCATCCCGGTGCTGGTGCGCGCGGCCGCCGGTTCCGCCGCAGGATCCGCACGCTACGAGGCGCTGGGCGCGTGCAGGATGGTGTGCGAGCCGTACGCGAACGGTCACGCGGGCAGCGAGACGCCCGGCACGGCGCTGCAGCCGCCGCCCACCACGCTGATGCGTGGCGCGAGGGGCGAGCCCGGGCGCGCGGGGCGAGCAGGACCACCAGGTCCCCCAGGACCACCGGGGCCACCAGGGAAAACGGGAGAACCGGGGGCTCCAG GCCCTCCAGGACCCCCGGGAGCACGCGGAGTGACAGGTGTGATCAGCGCAGCCACATACAGCACAGTGCCGAGGATCGCCTTCTACGCTGGACTCAAGAAGCAGCATGAGGGCTACGAGGTGCTCAAGTTCGACGATGTGGTCACTAACCTGGGCAACCACTACGACCCCAGCACGGGCAAGTTCACCTGCTCCATCCCCGGCATCTACTTCTTCATCTACCATGTCCTCATGAGAGGTGGGGACGGCACCAGCATGTGGGCTGACCTCTGCAAAAACAACCAG GTGCGGGCGAGCGCCATCGCTCAGGACGCAGATCAGAACTACGACTACGCCAGCAACAGCGTGGTGCTTCACCTCGAACCCGGAGACGAGATCTACATCAAACTGGACGGAGGCAAAGCCCATGGAGGAAACAGCAACAAATACAGCACGTTCTCAGGGTTCATGCTTTACGCTGATTAG